The following are encoded in a window of Mycobacterium sp. ELW1 genomic DNA:
- a CDS encoding GNAT family N-acetyltransferase, with protein MNEVVLARALADLPVEVARVPAPVVPAVDPPYALRVATAADAAMVAEWMNRPHLAQAWEYDWPVDRWRRHLQAQLDGTYSVPLIVSLDGVDDGYLELYRAAKDSIAPCYDADPYDLGLHAAIASTALLNRGVGLDLLPQLIANLFAAEPRCRRVMFDPDHRNAAARRVCEAAGCRFLGEFDMSNRRMALYAFERPAELN; from the coding sequence ATGAACGAGGTTGTTCTTGCCCGCGCGCTCGCTGACCTGCCGGTGGAGGTGGCTCGAGTCCCGGCTCCCGTCGTACCGGCCGTCGATCCACCGTATGCGCTACGGGTGGCGACGGCCGCCGACGCCGCGATGGTCGCCGAGTGGATGAACCGCCCGCATCTGGCGCAGGCGTGGGAATACGACTGGCCCGTCGACCGCTGGCGGCGGCATCTGCAGGCGCAACTCGACGGCACGTACTCCGTACCGCTGATCGTCAGCCTCGACGGCGTCGACGACGGTTACCTCGAGTTGTACAGGGCGGCAAAGGATTCGATAGCACCGTGTTATGACGCGGATCCCTACGATCTCGGACTGCATGCCGCCATCGCCAGCACGGCTCTCCTCAACCGGGGCGTCGGGCTTGATCTGCTTCCCCAGCTGATCGCAAACCTGTTCGCGGCCGAGCCACGGTGCCGGCGGGTGATGTTCGATCCCGACCATCGCAATGCGGCCGCCCGACGGGTGTGCGAAGCCGCGGGATGCAGGTTCCTCGGCGAGTTCGACATGTCGAACCGGCGCATGGCGCTCTATGCGTTCGAGCGGCCTGCTGAGCTCAACTAA